One Chanodichthys erythropterus isolate Z2021 chromosome 10, ASM2448905v1, whole genome shotgun sequence DNA segment encodes these proteins:
- the cbx6a gene encoding chromobox protein homolog 6a isoform X1 — translation MELSATEDRVFAAESILKSRVRKGRIEYLVKWKGWALKHSTWEPEENILDDRLITAFEQKEREQELYGPKKRGPKPKNFVLKARAQAGDRPRSSNTRRTPPRTTAKPPTSSSSASSAAPQPSSSSSYSTAPTPRVHSLAAAHKLKKDIHRCHRMSRRPLPRPDPLADPTGSTYSSRPPISPFSETVRILNRRVKPREVKRGRIILNLKVIDKSENGGVASRRSPQSSTARAKIPSRNRIIGKKHGDMPYRPFQHPMKMLGFPMYGQPFGLHPCGQLSSMANEGSNTGANQRGGSFCGSHSSANAQKFQYQPPPSPSSSSGSNGSSPSPQKQPTQPEAPTSTKLGSPASSCSRDSAQPHPKSSSAPFLPSSPSYSSSPSSSLEDEDQGSPNVATSRGGKRKLRHRTQAGQASVSQVSDRTTAPLLEENRVPKEGDPNWHPEMAPSCANVVVTDVTTNLLTVTIKEFCNSGAGSEPSSPCQADNPPSPTTAAS, via the exons ATGGAGCTGTCGGCGACAGAAGACCGGGTTTTCGCCGCGGAATCCATCCTGAAAAGCCGCGTTAGGAAA GGTCGAATCGAGTACCTGGTTAAATGGAAAGGTTGGGCGCTAAA GCACAGCACATGGGAACCCGAGGAGAACATCCTAGATGATCGACTCATCACAGCCTTTGAGCAAAA GGAGCGTGAGCAGGAACTTTATGGCCCAAAGAAACGTGGACCTAAACCAAAAAACTTTGTACTAAAG GCACGGGCACAGGCGGGTGATAGACCTCGAAGCTCAAATACCCGACGCACTCCACCTCGCACCACTGCGAAGCCTCCAACCTCGTCCTCTTCTGCAAGTTCAGCTGCTCCTCAGCCTTCATCATCCTCTTCCTACTCCACCGCTCCAACCCCCAGAGTGCACTCTCTCGCTGCTGCTCAtaaactgaagaaagacatccATCGTTGTCATAGAATGTCTCGACGACCTTTGCCACGACCTGACCCTCTGGCTGACCCCACAGGATCCACATATTCATCCCGTCCTCCCATCTCTCCATTCTCTGAAactgttcgcattctcaaccgTAGGGTAAAACCTCGGGAGGTTAAGCGGGGACGCATAATCTTAAACTTGAAGGTCATTGACAAATCTGAAAATGGTGGAGTAGCCAGTAGAAGGTCACCGCAGTCATCCACTGCGCGGGCGAAAATCCCATCCCGAAATCGTATCATTGGGAAGAAGCATGGGGACATGCCTTATAGGCCATTCCAGCATCCTATGAAGATGTTGGGTTTCCCAATGTACGGCCAGCCATTCGGGCTTCACCCCTGTGGGCAATTGTCCTCCATGGCCAATGAAGGGTCCAACACTGGAGCCAATCAAAGAGGTGGAAGCTTCTGTGGTAGCCATTCCTCTGCAAATGCGCAGAAGTTTCAGTACCAGCCTCCACCTTCTCCATCCAGCTCCAGTGGATCTAACGGCAGCTCCCCTTCACCTCAGAAACAACCGACTCAACCTGAAGCTCCTACTTCAACTAAATTGGGCTCCCCAGCCTCATCATGCTCCCGAGATAGCGCCCAACCTCACCCAAAGTCCAGCTCGGCACCATTCCTCCCTTCCTCACCCTCCTACTCATCCTCCCCATCATCCTCTCTTGAAGACGAAGACCAGGGCTCTCCAAATGTCGCCACTTCGCGGGGTGGAAAACGGAAACTCCGACATCGAACCCAGGCGGGTCAAGCGTCGGTCAGCCAGGTTAGTGACCGCACTACTGCCCCACTTCTTGAGGAAAATAGGGTGCCAAAAGAGGGGGACCCCAATTGGCACCCTGAAATGGCACCCAGCTGTGCCAATGTAGTCGTTACTGACGTCACCACAAACCTTCTCACAGTCACCATCAAGGAATTCTGCAATTCTGGAGCTGGTTCCGAACCCTCCTCCCCTTGCCAAGCTGACAACCCACCCTCTCCCACCACAGCTGCCTCTTGA
- the cbx6a gene encoding chromobox protein homolog 6a isoform X2: MELSATEDRVFAAESILKSRVRKGRIEYLVKWKGWALKHSTWEPEENILDDRLITAFEQKEREQELYGPKKRGPKPKNFVLKARAQAGDRPRSSNTRRTPPRTTAKPPTSSSSASSAAPQPSSSSSYSTAPTPRVHSLAAAHKLKKDIHRCHRMSRRPLPRPDPLADPTGSTYSSRPPISPFSETVRILNRRVKPREVKRGRIILNLKVIDKSENGGVASRRSPQSSTARAKIPSRNRIIGKKHGDMPYRPFQHPMKMLGFPMYGQPFGLHPCGQLSSMANEGSNTGANQRGGSFCGSHSSANAQKFQYQPPPSPSSSSGSNGSSPSPQKQPTQPEAPTSTKLGSPASSCSRDSAQPHPKSSSAPFLPSSPSYSSSPSSSLEDEDQGSPNVATSRGGKRKLRHRTQAGQASVSQ; this comes from the exons ATGGAGCTGTCGGCGACAGAAGACCGGGTTTTCGCCGCGGAATCCATCCTGAAAAGCCGCGTTAGGAAA GGTCGAATCGAGTACCTGGTTAAATGGAAAGGTTGGGCGCTAAA GCACAGCACATGGGAACCCGAGGAGAACATCCTAGATGATCGACTCATCACAGCCTTTGAGCAAAA GGAGCGTGAGCAGGAACTTTATGGCCCAAAGAAACGTGGACCTAAACCAAAAAACTTTGTACTAAAG GCACGGGCACAGGCGGGTGATAGACCTCGAAGCTCAAATACCCGACGCACTCCACCTCGCACCACTGCGAAGCCTCCAACCTCGTCCTCTTCTGCAAGTTCAGCTGCTCCTCAGCCTTCATCATCCTCTTCCTACTCCACCGCTCCAACCCCCAGAGTGCACTCTCTCGCTGCTGCTCAtaaactgaagaaagacatccATCGTTGTCATAGAATGTCTCGACGACCTTTGCCACGACCTGACCCTCTGGCTGACCCCACAGGATCCACATATTCATCCCGTCCTCCCATCTCTCCATTCTCTGAAactgttcgcattctcaaccgTAGGGTAAAACCTCGGGAGGTTAAGCGGGGACGCATAATCTTAAACTTGAAGGTCATTGACAAATCTGAAAATGGTGGAGTAGCCAGTAGAAGGTCACCGCAGTCATCCACTGCGCGGGCGAAAATCCCATCCCGAAATCGTATCATTGGGAAGAAGCATGGGGACATGCCTTATAGGCCATTCCAGCATCCTATGAAGATGTTGGGTTTCCCAATGTACGGCCAGCCATTCGGGCTTCACCCCTGTGGGCAATTGTCCTCCATGGCCAATGAAGGGTCCAACACTGGAGCCAATCAAAGAGGTGGAAGCTTCTGTGGTAGCCATTCCTCTGCAAATGCGCAGAAGTTTCAGTACCAGCCTCCACCTTCTCCATCCAGCTCCAGTGGATCTAACGGCAGCTCCCCTTCACCTCAGAAACAACCGACTCAACCTGAAGCTCCTACTTCAACTAAATTGGGCTCCCCAGCCTCATCATGCTCCCGAGATAGCGCCCAACCTCACCCAAAGTCCAGCTCGGCACCATTCCTCCCTTCCTCACCCTCCTACTCATCCTCCCCATCATCCTCTCTTGAAGACGAAGACCAGGGCTCTCCAAATGTCGCCACTTCGCGGGGTGGAAAACGGAAACTCCGACATCGAACCCAGGCGGGTCAAGCGTCGGTCAGCCAG tga